A genomic segment from Sulfuritalea hydrogenivorans sk43H encodes:
- the lpdA gene encoding dihydrolipoyl dehydrogenase has protein sequence MSDSVEVKVPDIGDFKDVPVIEVLVKVGDTVKAEDSLITLESDKATMDVPSPVSGVVTEVKVKVGDKVAEGTLVVLIASAAATAIPAPAAPTAAVPPAPTPVPAPVAAAGTFAGKADLECEMLVLGAGPGGYSAAFRAADLGMRTVIVERYATLGGVCLNVGCIPSKALLHVAAVMEEAAHAADLGVSFAAPKVDLDKLRAHKEKVVGKLTGGLTGMAKARKVETVRGYGHFLDANHLEVEETTGAAQDKSGGKKVIRFQKCIIAAGSAAFHLPFIPRDPRIVDSTGALELPTFNNALPKKMLVIGGGIIGLEMATVYSTLGAKVDVVEMLDGLMQGPDRDLVKAWEKQNAKRFDKLMLKTKTVAVEAKPDGLWVSFEGEQAPAEVQRYDMILQSAGRAPNGKKIGAEQAGVAVSERGFIPVDSQMRTNVPHIFAIGDIVGQPMLAHKAVHEAHVAAEAAAGQKSHFDASVIPGVAYTHPEVAWVGVGEDEAKKAGRKVSSAKFPWAASGRAIANGAEYGFTKLVFDEETHRVIGGGIVGPNAGDMIGEIALAIEMGADAVDIGKTIHPHPTLGETIGMAAEVAHGSCTDLPPLRKR, from the coding sequence ATGAGTGACAGCGTTGAAGTGAAAGTCCCCGACATCGGCGACTTCAAGGATGTGCCGGTCATCGAAGTGCTGGTCAAGGTCGGCGACACGGTCAAGGCCGAGGATTCGCTGATCACGCTCGAATCGGACAAGGCGACGATGGACGTGCCCTCGCCGGTCTCGGGTGTGGTGACCGAAGTGAAGGTCAAGGTCGGCGACAAGGTCGCGGAAGGTACGCTGGTGGTGCTGATTGCGAGTGCAGCCGCTACAGCCATACCGGCACCGGCTGCGCCGACTGCCGCCGTGCCGCCAGCGCCGACTCCCGTGCCGGCCCCCGTTGCCGCTGCCGGAACATTCGCCGGCAAGGCCGACCTCGAATGCGAAATGCTGGTGCTCGGCGCCGGCCCCGGCGGCTATTCGGCGGCGTTCCGCGCCGCCGACCTCGGCATGAGAACCGTCATCGTCGAACGCTACGCGACATTGGGCGGTGTCTGCCTCAATGTCGGCTGCATTCCGTCGAAGGCGTTGCTGCATGTCGCCGCCGTGATGGAGGAAGCAGCGCACGCCGCCGATCTCGGCGTCAGCTTCGCCGCGCCCAAGGTCGATCTCGACAAGCTGCGCGCGCACAAGGAAAAAGTGGTCGGCAAGCTGACCGGGGGACTGACCGGGATGGCCAAAGCGCGCAAGGTCGAGACCGTGCGCGGCTACGGCCACTTCCTCGATGCCAATCATCTCGAAGTCGAGGAGACCACCGGCGCAGCGCAGGACAAGAGCGGCGGCAAGAAGGTGATTCGTTTCCAGAAGTGCATCATCGCCGCGGGCAGCGCGGCCTTCCATCTGCCCTTCATTCCGCGCGACCCGCGCATCGTCGATTCCACCGGCGCGCTGGAGCTGCCCACATTCAACAATGCGCTGCCGAAAAAAATGCTGGTCATCGGTGGCGGCATCATCGGCCTCGAAATGGCCACGGTGTATTCGACGCTGGGTGCGAAAGTCGACGTCGTCGAAATGCTCGACGGCCTGATGCAGGGGCCGGACCGCGACCTGGTTAAAGCCTGGGAAAAGCAGAATGCGAAGCGCTTCGACAAGCTGATGCTGAAGACGAAGACCGTTGCCGTCGAGGCCAAACCCGACGGCCTCTGGGTCAGCTTCGAAGGCGAGCAGGCGCCGGCGGAAGTGCAGCGCTACGACATGATCCTGCAATCCGCCGGCCGCGCGCCGAATGGCAAGAAGATCGGCGCCGAGCAGGCGGGCGTGGCGGTGAGCGAGCGCGGCTTCATTCCGGTCGATTCGCAGATGCGCACCAACGTGCCGCATATCTTCGCCATCGGCGACATCGTCGGCCAGCCGATGCTGGCGCACAAGGCGGTGCATGAGGCGCACGTCGCGGCCGAAGCGGCGGCGGGCCAGAAGAGCCATTTCGACGCGTCGGTGATCCCGGGTGTCGCCTACACACATCCCGAGGTGGCCTGGGTCGGCGTCGGCGAAGACGAGGCGAAGAAGGCGGGTCGCAAGGTCAGCAGCGCGAAGTTCCCCTGGGCGGCCTCGGGCCGGGCGATCGCCAACGGCGCCGAGTACGGTTTCACCAAGCTGGTGTTCGATGAAGAAACGCATCGCGTGATCGGCGGCGGCATCGTCGGTCCCAACGCCGGCGACATGATCGGCGAAATCGCGCTGGCCATCGAGATGGGCGCCGACGCGGTGGACATCGGCAAAACCATCCATCCGCATCCGACCCTGGGTGAAACCATCGGCATGGCGGCCGAGGTGGCGCACGGTTCCTGCACCGACCTGCCGCCGCTGCGCAAGCGGTAA